A single window of Flagellimonas maritima DNA harbors:
- a CDS encoding ADP-ribosylglycohydrolase family protein translates to MKKTLQYANYIDKVRGGWVGKCAGGILGAPIEGYKRFNTIALNDSLFENNFANDDLDLQLLWLDMVLQKGSQVRESDFKEHWINHVAFPWNEYGIATRNIRLGLDNPDSGSHNNNYWKQSMGSPIRSEIWGMLCAGNPEKAVFYAKMDSTLDHEGFSVEAEQYLAASAAIAFTEDDMFRILTKALKFIPKQGLCANLIRAIIFWNREYGEDVASKKIKSLYGDADFTSAPMNIGFTILSLLNSEGKIDNLNSALHYGHDSDCIIATAGALLGIVMGFKALPEIWKKRVGDEILVSPEITGISCPNTITELTEFTCTAAKPFLDLNPDFGITGLPTGKSTPKIPLREYALHVSLKEYPCLTSNKTGVVLLTIENLKDSALQLKINLTSDFFGNFTDEMTVPARQKVVKDLQLVCEIDAFPTKPSLTYRLEVDSGTEKKIFRKGMPNYGKWLLLGPFIEDDSSLIPMDKKYPDHGMSSLPSVIYMNHDAGRPSTEFIDQKKIDALLELPDFKNVPYGSQLIFPKSMEIDLGDYFYGKGERTLYLYTEIDSTESIKKWLSLGHSNYCSLWLNDKKLHETATPKRRWPGTEAIELQLNKGVNGLLLRFDFINDDFLVNIGLKEHKEKHPHQSQWDTELLFNIKDLHDD, encoded by the coding sequence ATGAAAAAAACTTTACAATACGCCAACTATATCGATAAAGTACGTGGTGGTTGGGTAGGTAAGTGTGCGGGCGGTATCCTTGGCGCCCCAATTGAAGGGTATAAACGATTTAATACAATTGCATTGAACGATTCCCTTTTTGAAAATAATTTTGCCAACGACGATCTGGACCTACAATTATTATGGTTAGACATGGTTCTTCAAAAAGGCTCACAGGTAAGGGAAAGCGATTTTAAGGAGCATTGGATAAATCACGTTGCTTTTCCATGGAACGAATATGGTATAGCAACGAGAAATATACGCCTTGGTCTGGATAACCCCGATTCCGGTTCCCACAACAACAATTACTGGAAACAAAGTATGGGGTCGCCCATCCGCAGTGAGATTTGGGGTATGTTATGTGCTGGGAACCCTGAAAAGGCCGTATTTTATGCAAAGATGGATTCGACACTTGATCACGAAGGATTTTCGGTCGAGGCAGAACAATACCTGGCAGCATCTGCAGCCATTGCTTTCACAGAGGACGATATGTTCAGAATTCTGACCAAAGCATTGAAGTTTATACCCAAACAGGGTCTTTGTGCAAATTTGATTCGTGCCATCATTTTTTGGAACCGCGAATATGGTGAGGATGTAGCATCAAAAAAAATAAAAAGCTTATACGGTGATGCCGATTTTACATCGGCCCCTATGAATATTGGATTTACCATTCTTTCCTTGTTAAATTCCGAGGGAAAAATAGATAACTTGAACTCGGCCTTGCACTATGGGCACGATAGTGATTGCATCATTGCTACCGCAGGCGCTTTATTGGGCATCGTTATGGGATTTAAAGCTCTGCCCGAAATTTGGAAAAAGCGAGTAGGGGACGAAATTTTAGTGAGTCCCGAAATAACAGGAATCAGTTGCCCAAATACGATTACCGAACTCACGGAATTTACCTGTACAGCAGCCAAACCTTTTCTTGACCTGAATCCAGATTTTGGGATTACGGGCCTTCCTACGGGCAAATCAACACCTAAAATTCCCTTGAGGGAATATGCACTTCATGTTAGTCTAAAGGAATATCCTTGTCTAACATCGAATAAAACGGGGGTAGTATTACTTACGATTGAAAACCTAAAGGATTCGGCACTTCAACTTAAAATCAATCTCACTTCTGATTTTTTTGGAAATTTTACTGATGAAATGACCGTACCTGCCCGTCAAAAAGTCGTTAAAGATTTACAGCTTGTTTGTGAAATCGATGCTTTTCCGACCAAACCAAGCCTTACTTATCGGTTGGAAGTTGATTCAGGAACAGAAAAAAAGATTTTTAGAAAGGGTATGCCCAATTATGGCAAATGGCTACTGCTCGGGCCTTTTATCGAAGATGATTCAAGCTTGATACCGATGGATAAAAAATATCCCGATCATGGAATGAGCTCATTGCCATCTGTCATTTATATGAACCATGATGCAGGGCGGCCTTCCACCGAATTTATTGATCAAAAGAAAATCGATGCACTCCTAGAATTGCCCGATTTTAAAAATGTACCCTACGGCAGCCAACTTATCTTTCCCAAGTCCATGGAAATAGATTTAGGGGATTATTTCTATGGAAAAGGAGAGCGAACACTCTATTTGTATACCGAAATCGATTCTACGGAAAGTATAAAAAAATGGTTAAGTCTTGGTCATAGCAATTATTGTAGTCTCTGGCTCAATGATAAAAAACTTCATGAAACAGCTACTCCAAAGAGAAGATGGCCGGGAACAGAAGCTATAGAACTTCAGCTCAACAAGGGTGTAAATGGATTGCTGCTGCGATTCGACTTTATTAATGATGATTTTTTGGTGAATATTGGACTAAAAGAACATAAAGAAAAACATCCCCACCAATCGCAATGGGATACGGAATTGCTGTTTAACATAAAAGATTTGCATGATGATTAA
- a CDS encoding sulfatase, with product MKFKHLYIPIIAVFTLAVLACNSKKKEIRENTVLVENRPNIIWLVAEDLSPRFAAYGDSLAHTPNIDQLASNGIVYENAFTVSGVCAPSRSSMITGMYPTSIGTQHMRQKSGVIDIPGFPKYNAVPPPEVKAFPEILRKNGYWTASYKKLDYQFGEPFTIWDEVSAYPSWRNRPEADKERPFFIYYTFEITHEINIWPDSTKNRFFDEFNIKRPNLAPDVRKRPAFDEENSVAPEAVVVPPFLPDTRTSRSHIARLYDNVSRMDVQIGEVLKDLEEDGLLENTIVMFMSDHGDCLPRSKRWIYDSGIKVPLIIHYPEKYLPKNREQPSRDKNLYSFVDLAPTVLELAGVEVPQWVQGKSMVTELAQNPRDYVYAARDRMDNRYDIRRAIRDKDYKYIKNFTPEVPYSQEITFLNQMPLMTEIKRMDKLGTLNRNQSYWLKRPKPSEELYNLNDDPFELNNLASSPSYSETLERMKIALEYWQNTYGDLKDVPEMEQAELMWPGGEQPKTKEGKLIFKNDSILLECETEGATIAYRTNDTERWLIYDEPLSREKIYKIEIKTVRYGYEESEPISYEVPSN from the coding sequence ATGAAGTTTAAACATTTGTACATACCAATAATCGCCGTCTTCACACTGGCAGTTCTGGCATGTAATTCCAAAAAGAAGGAAATCAGGGAAAATACGGTTTTAGTGGAAAATCGACCCAATATCATCTGGTTGGTGGCGGAAGACCTTAGTCCAAGATTTGCTGCCTACGGAGACAGTTTGGCGCATACACCCAATATAGACCAATTGGCATCAAATGGGATTGTATATGAAAACGCCTTTACGGTTTCAGGTGTCTGTGCTCCCAGTCGCTCTTCAATGATAACAGGGATGTATCCCACAAGTATTGGAACGCAACATATGCGACAAAAATCCGGGGTAATCGATATACCCGGGTTTCCAAAGTACAATGCCGTACCACCACCAGAGGTCAAGGCGTTTCCTGAAATCCTTAGAAAAAACGGATATTGGACCGCTTCCTATAAAAAGTTGGACTATCAGTTTGGAGAGCCCTTCACTATTTGGGACGAAGTATCTGCATATCCATCATGGCGAAACAGACCTGAAGCGGATAAAGAACGCCCATTTTTTATTTATTACACTTTTGAAATCACCCACGAAATCAATATTTGGCCAGATAGCACCAAGAATCGTTTTTTTGATGAGTTCAACATCAAAAGACCGAATTTGGCTCCCGACGTCCGAAAAAGACCTGCCTTTGATGAGGAAAACAGTGTTGCTCCTGAAGCGGTAGTCGTTCCGCCATTTTTACCGGATACACGAACCAGTCGCAGTCACATAGCACGACTGTATGATAATGTGAGCAGAATGGATGTTCAAATAGGAGAGGTCTTAAAGGATTTGGAAGAAGACGGTCTTTTGGAGAATACCATAGTAATGTTCATGAGTGATCATGGGGATTGCCTACCAAGAAGCAAAAGATGGATTTATGATAGTGGCATAAAGGTTCCGCTAATCATCCATTATCCAGAAAAGTACCTGCCAAAAAATAGGGAACAACCTTCAAGGGACAAAAATCTTTATAGTTTTGTTGATTTGGCCCCTACCGTGCTGGAACTGGCGGGTGTCGAAGTTCCGCAGTGGGTACAGGGAAAGTCTATGGTCACGGAGCTTGCACAAAATCCAAGGGACTATGTATATGCAGCCAGAGACCGTATGGACAACAGATATGATATTAGAAGGGCGATAAGGGATAAGGATTACAAATACATAAAAAATTTCACTCCAGAAGTGCCCTACTCACAAGAAATCACTTTCTTAAACCAAATGCCTTTGATGACAGAAATTAAGCGCATGGATAAATTGGGTACCTTAAACAGAAATCAGTCCTATTGGTTAAAAAGGCCAAAACCAAGCGAAGAACTCTATAATTTAAACGATGATCCATTTGAATTGAATAACCTGGCTTCAAGTCCTAGTTATTCCGAAACGTTAGAACGAATGAAAATTGCTTTGGAGTACTGGCAGAATACCTATGGGGATTTAAAAGACGTCCCAGAAATGGAACAGGCCGAGCTCATGTGGCCGGGCGGTGAACAACCCAAAACCAAAGAGGGAAAGCTAATTTTTAAGAACGACAGTATTTTACTGGAATGTGAAACAGAAGGAGCGACCATAGCCTACCGAACAAACGATACGGAGAGATGGCTTATATATGATGAGCCACTTTCAAGAGAAAAAATTTACAAAATTGAAATCAAAACGGTACGCTACGGTTACGAAGAAAGTGAACCAATTTCTTATGAAGTTCCATCGAATTGA
- a CDS encoding sulfatase family protein, which produces MNFRTIFFGVFVFVMLITISCAEKEQKSEGDHRSDITAKPNIVYILADDMGYGDISGLNPTAKVNTPTLDSLITSGMSFSDAHSSSSVCTPSRYSILTGRYAWRTRLKRGVTWGYSPPLIDSNRTTVASLLKTKGYKTACIGKWHLGMTWPVKEGKEIPWENKDLHPAQYPGDAIDFTKPIENGPISVGFDYFFGVSASLDMRPYCYIENQTIQGLPMKSVEKEFLIERDGLTQWHAGLAATDFRHAEVLPKLTEKAVDFITENKERPFFLYFPLTAPHSPLLPSEKFKGTSRAGTYGDFIHMVDDVVNTISNTLRSQGLVGNTLFIFTSDNGTFQKAYIDPSYEHDGNFIYRGQKADIYEGGHRIPFIASWKNRIPANSKSDTPILLNDLMATLADLTGATLGENEGEDSVSILPILKNERKELTERDFLIHHSSRGFFAIRKDSLKLIAGLGSGGFTVPFQIIPKSNEEAFQLFDLNADISETNNIFDSTDKKYRELVKTLEEFSNEGKN; this is translated from the coding sequence ATGAATTTTAGGACTATTTTTTTTGGGGTATTTGTGTTTGTCATGCTGATCACGATTTCTTGTGCTGAAAAAGAACAAAAGTCGGAGGGCGACCATAGGTCAGATATAACTGCAAAACCCAATATTGTCTATATCTTGGCCGATGATATGGGGTATGGTGATATTAGTGGTCTCAATCCCACTGCTAAAGTCAATACACCGACCCTGGACTCATTGATCACTTCGGGAATGAGTTTTTCAGATGCCCATAGCTCTTCTTCAGTTTGCACACCTAGCCGATATAGTATACTAACTGGGAGGTATGCGTGGCGAACCCGATTGAAGCGAGGGGTTACCTGGGGATATTCACCGCCATTGATCGATTCAAATAGAACAACGGTTGCCTCTTTGTTAAAAACTAAGGGGTACAAAACAGCTTGTATTGGAAAATGGCACTTGGGCATGACATGGCCCGTTAAGGAAGGTAAAGAAATACCTTGGGAGAACAAGGACCTTCATCCTGCACAATACCCTGGCGATGCCATAGATTTTACAAAGCCGATTGAGAATGGCCCAATTTCGGTAGGGTTTGATTACTTTTTTGGAGTTTCGGCATCTTTGGATATGCGACCTTATTGTTATATAGAAAACCAGACCATTCAAGGTCTTCCGATGAAATCGGTAGAAAAGGAATTTTTAATAGAAAGGGATGGCCTAACGCAATGGCATGCCGGTTTGGCGGCAACTGATTTTAGGCATGCCGAGGTATTGCCAAAATTGACGGAGAAAGCCGTAGATTTTATAACGGAGAACAAGGAGCGGCCCTTCTTTCTATATTTTCCCTTGACCGCACCCCATAGCCCGTTGTTGCCTTCGGAAAAATTCAAGGGAACCAGTAGAGCTGGAACCTATGGGGATTTTATCCATATGGTCGATGACGTGGTCAATACCATTTCCAATACGTTGAGGTCACAGGGTTTGGTAGGGAACACACTTTTTATATTTACAAGTGATAATGGTACATTTCAAAAAGCGTATATAGACCCCAGTTACGAACACGATGGAAATTTTATATACAGAGGACAAAAGGCCGATATCTATGAAGGGGGTCATAGAATCCCGTTCATTGCAAGTTGGAAAAATCGGATACCCGCCAACTCAAAATCGGATACCCCAATATTACTAAATGATCTAATGGCAACACTTGCCGATTTAACAGGGGCGACCCTTGGGGAAAACGAGGGTGAGGACAGTGTGAGTATATTGCCCATTTTGAAAAATGAAAGAAAGGAATTGACAGAAAGGGATTTTTTGATCCATCATTCCTCAAGAGGCTTTTTTGCCATTCGAAAAGATTCTTTAAAACTGATTGCCGGCTTGGGATCAGGGGGATTCACGGTACCTTTTCAAATAATTCCTAAATCCAATGAAGAAGCCTTTCAACTTTTCGACCTTAATGCGGATATTTCAGAAACCAATAATATTTTTGACAGTACGGATAAAAAGTATAGGGAGTTGGTAAAAACTTTGGAAGAATTTTCCAATGAAGGCAAGAATTAA
- a CDS encoding sugar MFS transporter — MNDILIPYLKEIFILKYWQAMLIQFCFFGAYFIGSLTYFLVSLKKGDPINKIGYKNGIIIGLAVSGLGCFMFYPATEFEIYGLFLSALFILGLGFTLLQIVANPYVSILGKPETASSRLNMSQAFNSLGTTIAPIFGGYLIYEFFFVEGAEGDSTKIPYVIFGTIFVLLAIVFRFVKLPRFKNEEEIVKGIGALRFPNLSLGTIAIFTYVGAEVAIGSFLINFIGLENIMGLDEAVGKNFLAYYWGGTMIGRFSGALSLSNLDNFKKYALMIVLTVLSFTLIFSISGIEFKTVLPYVGIVGLNFIVFLLGKSIPSRTLALFAIVSAGLVMYAIMGSGSSAMWALIGVGIFNSIMWSNIFTIAIKGLGKYTSQGSSLLVMAILGAALVPLIQGIMADTLGLQFSFIVPFVCYLYIIFYGFYSPRLIKTDDSLEKIEPNKVKSLSK, encoded by the coding sequence ATGAACGATATTCTGATTCCCTATTTGAAGGAAATCTTCATTTTGAAATATTGGCAGGCCATGTTGATACAGTTCTGTTTTTTTGGGGCCTATTTTATAGGGTCGCTCACCTATTTCCTAGTTTCTCTAAAAAAAGGGGACCCCATCAACAAAATTGGCTATAAAAATGGAATCATTATAGGGCTTGCGGTTTCTGGATTGGGTTGTTTTATGTTTTACCCAGCAACGGAGTTTGAAATTTATGGATTATTTCTGTCCGCGCTATTTATTCTGGGACTCGGTTTTACGCTACTGCAAATTGTGGCAAATCCGTATGTATCGATTTTAGGTAAGCCGGAAACGGCATCCTCACGTCTAAACATGTCACAGGCATTCAATTCTTTGGGTACGACCATAGCACCGATTTTTGGTGGTTATCTCATCTATGAATTTTTCTTTGTTGAGGGTGCCGAAGGTGATTCCACCAAAATACCGTACGTAATCTTTGGGACTATCTTCGTTCTTCTCGCGATTGTATTCCGATTTGTTAAACTGCCCAGGTTCAAGAATGAAGAAGAAATTGTAAAAGGAATCGGTGCGCTTCGTTTTCCAAATCTTTCATTGGGAACTATCGCCATATTCACCTATGTGGGAGCCGAAGTTGCTATTGGTAGTTTTCTTATAAACTTTATTGGACTCGAAAATATTATGGGTCTCGACGAGGCCGTAGGGAAAAATTTTCTGGCCTATTATTGGGGCGGTACGATGATAGGTCGTTTTTCCGGAGCACTATCGCTTAGCAATCTGGACAATTTTAAAAAGTATGCGCTCATGATTGTGCTGACGGTACTTTCTTTCACCTTGATATTCTCTATTTCTGGAATCGAATTCAAAACGGTCTTGCCCTATGTTGGTATTGTAGGACTGAATTTTATAGTTTTTTTACTCGGAAAGAGCATCCCGTCAAGAACATTGGCATTATTTGCTATTGTGAGTGCGGGATTGGTAATGTATGCGATAATGGGCTCGGGCAGTTCGGCCATGTGGGCACTTATTGGGGTCGGTATCTTTAATTCAATCATGTGGTCGAATATTTTCACCATAGCCATCAAAGGCCTTGGAAAATATACCAGTCAAGGTTCTTCCCTGTTGGTAATGGCTATTCTTGGGGCTGCATTGGTTCCGTTGATCCAAGGGATAATGGCTGATACTCTGGGCTTACAGTTTTCATTTATTGTGCCTTTTGTCTGTTATCTGTACATTATATTTTATGGTTTTTATAGCCCTAGATTGATTAAGACAGATGATTCTCTTGAAAAGATAGAGCCCAATAAAGTTAAATCGCTAAGCAAATAA
- a CDS encoding GH92 family glycosyl hydrolase, with the protein MRKFRYSFLCVIPLQFIFVFSCKEPSGNTLDNPNVNSKYTSYVNPFIGTEGNGTKHSIGNVHPGAVRPWGMVSVSPQSFDFTKMQSPSGYRHEEKKIFGFSNVNFSGVGCPATGSIPFKFSTRDLPSGYEGSSFSQQIARPGYYSVRLDEDEITVHATTTKRSSIVKLELPKGSTKIYLDLMAQQAHVKGGVIENYTNTAVSGYQLEGNFCGAANRSFVFFSAHLSKEADSTYLEYNNRTDTRFNQNLDDKPSGISYVFDNEAPAELYIKVGVSYVSTANAEENLNKEQTGYDFEKVKKEAEEEWEKELGRIKVTGNSDDDKTVFYTALYHSLLMPMTYSDHNGDYVRMGSTEIGKSSYTRYTGFSLWDTYRTTHPLLTLAYPEKQEEFVKNMLDIYDESGWLPKWPIFNFEPYLMVGDPAPIVIGDTYTKGIDNFDVQKAYEAMVKSADYEEGNLNRRGIRDYNTYGYITMDGNFSEVENFQWNNGIVWGAVSNTMEFNLADYNIAQMAKLMGNEEDYQKYLKRSKSFMSFYNDEIGLLQPKNKDGSWYKPFDPTQELWDRMNFGLRGGPGFVEGSAWQYLFSVPHGIDTLKNRMGEEQFLKNLDTIFDKKYFDMTNEPGFGFPFFYNLTKEKNWKTAHTVHNLLKEHFPNAPNGLPGNDDAGAMSSWVVFAMMGLYPHTPGNPEYFVTVPVFEKIEIQLNNDFYKGSQIVIERRGPKDGAIKSIRLGDKDVDYKVSHGALTSDNGMLLIETENRETAQE; encoded by the coding sequence ATGAGAAAATTTAGATACAGCTTTTTATGTGTGATACCATTGCAGTTCATTTTTGTTTTTAGCTGTAAAGAGCCTTCAGGGAATACGCTGGATAATCCGAACGTTAATTCTAAATATACATCCTATGTCAATCCATTCATAGGAACTGAGGGGAACGGAACAAAGCACTCCATAGGTAATGTGCACCCAGGTGCTGTTCGCCCTTGGGGAATGGTTTCCGTAAGCCCACAGTCCTTTGATTTCACAAAGATGCAATCGCCCAGTGGATACCGTCACGAGGAAAAGAAAATATTCGGGTTCAGTAATGTCAATTTTTCGGGAGTCGGATGTCCTGCTACGGGGAGTATTCCTTTCAAATTTTCCACTCGTGATTTACCTTCTGGGTACGAGGGTTCAAGTTTTTCCCAACAAATAGCACGACCTGGATATTACAGTGTAAGATTGGATGAAGATGAAATCACGGTTCATGCTACGACTACCAAAAGATCGTCCATTGTCAAATTGGAATTGCCAAAAGGCAGTACCAAAATATACCTGGACCTTATGGCACAACAAGCGCATGTAAAAGGGGGAGTCATCGAAAATTATACAAATACAGCTGTGAGCGGGTATCAATTGGAAGGCAACTTTTGTGGTGCGGCGAACAGAAGCTTCGTTTTTTTTAGTGCACATTTAAGTAAGGAAGCAGATTCAACCTATTTGGAATACAATAACAGAACCGATACCCGATTCAATCAAAATCTGGACGATAAGCCAAGTGGAATTAGCTACGTTTTTGATAACGAAGCCCCTGCCGAGCTATACATTAAGGTCGGAGTGTCCTACGTGTCCACTGCAAATGCGGAAGAAAACCTGAATAAGGAGCAAACAGGCTATGATTTTGAAAAGGTAAAAAAAGAAGCTGAGGAAGAATGGGAAAAAGAATTGGGCAGAATAAAGGTGACCGGCAATTCGGATGACGACAAAACGGTCTTTTATACGGCGCTTTATCATAGCCTTTTGATGCCAATGACCTATAGTGACCATAACGGGGATTATGTAAGAATGGGAAGCACGGAAATTGGGAAATCGTCATACACGCGATACACTGGTTTTTCGCTTTGGGACACGTACAGGACTACTCATCCATTATTAACTTTGGCGTACCCGGAAAAACAGGAAGAATTTGTAAAAAACATGCTTGACATCTATGACGAATCCGGGTGGCTTCCCAAATGGCCCATATTCAATTTTGAGCCTTATTTAATGGTGGGCGACCCTGCCCCAATTGTTATCGGTGACACCTACACTAAAGGCATCGACAATTTTGATGTGCAGAAAGCTTACGAAGCAATGGTCAAAAGTGCCGATTACGAAGAAGGAAATCTTAATAGACGGGGAATTAGGGATTATAATACCTATGGCTACATCACTATGGACGGTAATTTTAGCGAGGTCGAGAATTTTCAATGGAACAATGGAATAGTCTGGGGTGCAGTGTCCAATACGATGGAATTCAATCTAGCGGATTACAATATCGCACAAATGGCCAAATTGATGGGCAATGAAGAGGATTATCAAAAATACCTTAAACGTTCAAAATCCTTTATGTCCTTTTATAACGACGAGATCGGTTTGCTTCAGCCCAAGAATAAAGATGGAAGTTGGTACAAACCGTTCGACCCCACTCAAGAATTATGGGACAGGATGAATTTTGGTTTGCGAGGCGGTCCAGGATTCGTAGAGGGTAGTGCCTGGCAATACTTATTTTCCGTACCACACGGAATCGATACGTTAAAGAATAGAATGGGGGAAGAGCAATTTTTAAAGAACCTCGATACCATTTTTGATAAAAAGTATTTCGACATGACCAATGAACCAGGTTTTGGTTTTCCTTTTTTTTATAACCTGACCAAAGAAAAAAACTGGAAAACTGCTCACACGGTCCATAATCTTTTAAAAGAGCATTTTCCGAACGCTCCCAACGGTCTTCCAGGTAACGATGATGCAGGAGCCATGTCCTCATGGGTGGTTTTTGCCATGATGGGCCTTTATCCCCATACACCTGGGAATCCTGAGTATTTTGTCACGGTTCCCGTATTTGAGAAGATTGAGATACAGTTGAACAATGATTTTTATAAGGGAAGTCAAATCGTTATCGAGCGCCGAGGCCCTAAAGATGGCGCCATCAAGTCAATCCGTTTGGGCGACAAAGATGTTGATTACAAGGTAAGTCATGGGGCCTTGACATCGGATAACGGGATGTTGCTCATTGAGACCGAAAACAGGGAAACAGCTCAAGAATAA
- a CDS encoding helix-turn-helix domain-containing protein codes for MAVIFFIWGCVQSLIVGIFIPIVKKARNNYILSLIFFVTSLNILFQYLLRYQDWKIEFPRLLVIPDFLDLLLPTLLFLYIKAVVGGGIDKKDQKYLYVPIIAGTILVLSAFIRSDFSFYNYVGSLYHKVVLTTILIWKLFLFLKGWNIIQGQKDIIKKKAILWWPRMLTYFLGVLTYITFLNLCYFLLIVPNFDLDSPVRNTIQKLVELNYIIFTCSIIFITIYFFFKYPKILSGLPIFKSKNTSKVPDGQVYIDKLNKLIIEDKIHLDTELNEQKLADTLEVQSYILSIVLNDYLGKSFSSYINEKRIEEAKRLLESEEHKDLTIFAIAVDSGFRSESVFYVNFKKLTGLTPKQYKKKYSETS; via the coding sequence ATGGCAGTTATTTTTTTTATTTGGGGATGTGTGCAAAGTCTAATCGTGGGAATTTTTATACCTATCGTTAAAAAGGCTCGGAACAACTATATCCTTTCCCTTATATTCTTTGTCACTTCCTTGAACATATTGTTTCAATACCTTTTAAGGTATCAAGATTGGAAAATTGAATTTCCTAGATTATTGGTCATACCGGATTTTTTGGACCTTTTATTGCCAACTTTGTTGTTTCTCTACATTAAGGCGGTCGTGGGCGGGGGCATCGATAAAAAAGACCAAAAGTATTTATATGTTCCAATAATTGCCGGAACGATTTTGGTGCTGAGTGCCTTTATCAGGAGTGATTTTAGCTTTTACAATTACGTAGGCTCACTTTATCACAAAGTAGTATTGACAACTATTCTTATATGGAAGCTGTTTCTTTTTCTAAAAGGATGGAATATTATTCAAGGACAGAAAGATATCATCAAAAAGAAAGCGATTCTCTGGTGGCCCAGAATGCTGACCTATTTTCTAGGGGTACTTACCTATATTACATTTCTGAACCTGTGCTATTTTTTGTTGATCGTTCCCAATTTTGACCTCGATTCACCTGTTAGGAATACCATACAGAAACTGGTAGAACTCAACTATATTATTTTCACGTGCTCCATCATATTTATAACCATATATTTCTTCTTCAAGTATCCAAAAATACTATCTGGGCTACCCATTTTTAAGTCAAAAAATACATCCAAGGTTCCAGATGGGCAGGTTTATATAGATAAGCTGAACAAATTGATAATCGAGGATAAAATTCATTTGGACACGGAATTGAACGAACAAAAACTGGCCGATACATTGGAAGTCCAGTCTTATATACTTTCTATAGTTCTCAATGATTATTTGGGAAAATCCTTTAGTTCTTATATCAATGAAAAACGAATAGAAGAGGCCAAAAGGTTATTAGAAAGTGAGGAGCACAAAGACCTTACAATTTTTGCCATTGCCGTGGACAGCGGATTTCGTTCCGAGTCCGTCTTTTATGTTAATTTCAAGAAACTAACGGGGCTTACCCCAAAACAATACAAAAAAAAGTACTCAGAAACTTCTTAA